CAGCAGCGCGACCACCACGAAGGCGGCGATCACGGAGACGTCCAGGGCCAGGGTGCCGGTGAAGTCGGGACTGGCGCTGATCTCCTGCATGCCCTCGACCGCGTAGGACAGCGGCAGCACGTCCGCGATCGCCCGCAGCCAGGACGCCATCTCCCCGCGCGGGACGATCAGGCCGCAGAGCAGCAGCTGCGGCAGGACGAACGCGGGCATGAACTGGACGGCCTGGAACTCGGTCCGGGCGAAGGCGCTGGCGAACAGCCCGAGGGCCATGCCGAGCAGCGCGTCCAGCAGGGACACCAGGACCAGGGACGCCAGCGAGCCGCTCAGGTCGAGGCCGAGCCACGTCAGCGAGACGGCCAGCACGACCGCGACCTGGACGAGCGCGAGCAGGCCGAAGGCCAGCGCGTAGCCGAGCAGCAGGTCGAGCTTGCCGAGCGGCATGGTCATCAGCCGTTCGAGGGTGCCGCCGGTGCGTTCGCGGAGGGTGGCGACGCTGGCCACGACGAACATGACGGTGAAGGGGAACAGGCCGAGCAGCATGGGCCCGATCCGGTCGAACACCATCGGCTGGTCGAACACGTACCGCAGCAGGATCATCAGCAGCGTCGGCACGCCGATCAGCAGGGCGAGCGTGCGGTGGTCGTGCTTGAGCTGCGCCAGGATGCGCCGCATCGTGGCGAGAGTGGTCGCGGCGCTCATGACGGGCTCCCGGCCCTCTCGTGGATCAGGTGGAGGAACGCCTCTTCCAGGTCGGCGGCGCCGGTGCGCGAGCGCAGGCCGTCCGGCGTGCCGTCGGCGAGGACGTCGCCCTCGCGCATGAGCAGCAGCCGGTCGGTGCGTCCCGCCTCGTCCATGACGTGGCTGGACACGACCAGCGTGGCGCCCTGTTCGGCCAGCTCGCGGAACAGCTCCCACAGCTCCTGCCGCAGCACCGGGTCGAGCCCCACGGTCGGCTCGTCCAGGACGAGCAGCTCGGGGGCGCCGAGCAGCGCCACGGCGAGGTTGACGCGGCTGAGCTGCCCGCCCGACAGCGTCGCCGCCGTCTGGTCGCGGCTGCGGCCGAGGCCGACCTCGTCGATGACGCGGGCGACGTCCGAGCGCGGGGCGCGCAGCACGGACGCGAAGTAGCGCAGGTTCTCGGCGACGGTCAGGTCGGCGTAGACGGCCGGCTTCTGCGTCGCGTACCCGACGCGGCGCCGCAGGCCGGGCGACCCGGCCGGCTCGCCGAGCACGGTCACGGTGCCGCTCCGCACGGTTTGGACGCCGACGAGCGCCCGCATCAGGGTCGTCTTCCCGCAGCCGCTCGGGCCGAGCAGGCCCACGATCGAGCCGCGCGGGACGTCGAAGGCGAGCCCGTGCAGCACCTCCCGGCCGCCGCGGTCGACCCGCAGGTCGCGCACCTCCACCGCGGGCCCGGAGGCGCCCGCGGGACTGGAACTCATCATGTGTTGAATTTAGGGCGGCGCGTGATCCCGGTCAAGGGGCCGAAAGTCCCGTCGGGAAGGGAGCCCCCCGCCCGGAGACGAGGGGGAGGGCTCAGGAGGTGAGGTAGCGCTGGAGGGTCGGGGCCACCAGCTCGACCAGCTCGTCCTCGGAGGCGGAGGCCAGCGGCTCGACGCGCAGCACGTGGCGCAGGACCATCAGGCCGATCATCTGGCCCGCGGCCGCCTGGATGCCGAGCGGCGACGCCTCGGTGGCCTGCGAGGCCCGCCCGAGCAGCGCGGACGTGACGAACTCGCGCAGCAGCGCGGCCGCCCGCTCGTTCGTCATCGCCGAGCGGATCATCGCGAGCAGCGGGGCGCGGCGCTCGTCGTCCTCCCAGACGTGCAGGAAGGTGCGGATCAGACCCTCGCCGAGGCGGTCGGGAGGGAACGACATGATGCGCGGCAGCAGGACCGACGGATCCACCGGGAAGCGCATCGCCTCGACGAACACGCCCTCCTTGTTGCCGAAGAAGTGGTGCACCAGCGCGGGGTCGACCTCCGCGGCGCGGGCGATGGCGCGCAGCGACGCGCCGTCGTAGCCCTTCTCGGCGAACAGGTCCCGCGCCGCGGTCAGGATCTTCTCGCGCGTCTCGGTCGGGCCGGGCCTGCGGCCCGGCCCCCGCCCCCTGGTCCCGCCCCGTCGGGGGTCGCTCACCGGCGCACGCCCCGGCGGGTGATCTCCCCGGCCGAGGTGACCTCCCACGTGTGGGCGGCGGCGGCCAGGTGCAGGCGCGCGAACGCGAGGGCCTCGGCGAGGTCCTCCATCCGCTCGATCCGGCTGGACGCGCGACGCGTGTTGACCTCCAGGACGATGTGCCCCTTGAAGCCGCCCTCGGCGAGGCTCTCCAGCATCGCCCCGCACGGCTGGTTGCCCCGGCCGGGGACGAGGTGCTCGTCCTTGTTCGTGATCCCGACCCCGTCGGCCAGGTGGATGTGGCGCAGGCGGTCGCCCAGGCTCCCCGCCATGTCGATGGCGTCCGACCCCGAGACGGCGGTGTGCGACAGGTCGAGGGTCACGTGCGGGTAGTCCTGGTCGACCGGGTTCCAGTCGGGCAGGTACATGCCCGCCTCGGCGCCGCGCGCCTTGAGCGGGAACATGTTCTCGACCGCGAACAGCACGTCCGTCTCGTCCTGCATGCGGGCGAGGCCCTCGACGAACTCCTTCGCGTAGTCGCGCTGCCAGCGGAACGGCGGGTGCACGACGACGACCTCCGCGCCCAGTTCCTCGGCGACGTCCTTGGAGCGCACCAGCTTGCCCCAAGGGTCGCGCCCCCAGACCCGCTGCGTGAGCAGGAGGCACGGCGCGTGGATCGACTTGATGGGGACCTG
The sequence above is a segment of the Actinomadura coerulea genome. Coding sequences within it:
- a CDS encoding ABC transporter permease gives rise to the protein MSAATTLATMRRILAQLKHDHRTLALLIGVPTLLMILLRYVFDQPMVFDRIGPMLLGLFPFTVMFVVASVATLRERTGGTLERLMTMPLGKLDLLLGYALAFGLLALVQVAVVLAVSLTWLGLDLSGSLASLVLVSLLDALLGMALGLFASAFARTEFQAVQFMPAFVLPQLLLCGLIVPRGEMASWLRAIADVLPLSYAVEGMQEISASPDFTGTLALDVSVIAAFVVVALLLGAVTLRRRSG
- a CDS encoding ABC transporter ATP-binding protein, encoding MMSSSPAGASGPAVEVRDLRVDRGGREVLHGLAFDVPRGSIVGLLGPSGCGKTTLMRALVGVQTVRSGTVTVLGEPAGSPGLRRRVGYATQKPAVYADLTVAENLRYFASVLRAPRSDVARVIDEVGLGRSRDQTAATLSGGQLSRVNLAVALLGAPELLVLDEPTVGLDPVLRQELWELFRELAEQGATLVVSSHVMDEAGRTDRLLLMREGDVLADGTPDGLRSRTGAADLEEAFLHLIHERAGSPS
- a CDS encoding TetR family transcriptional regulator; the protein is MSDPRRGGTRGRGPGRRPGPTETREKILTAARDLFAEKGYDGASLRAIARAAEVDPALVHHFFGNKEGVFVEAMRFPVDPSVLLPRIMSFPPDRLGEGLIRTFLHVWEDDERRAPLLAMIRSAMTNERAAALLREFVTSALLGRASQATEASPLGIQAAAGQMIGLMVLRHVLRVEPLASASEDELVELVAPTLQRYLTS
- a CDS encoding sugar phosphate isomerase/epimerase family protein, with the translated sequence MAPQHNGAPTPALRVPDAPITLSTASVYPEKVPSAFEIASLLGYDGIEVMVSTDASSQDLNVLRRLSDYHQVPIKSIHAPCLLLTQRVWGRDPWGKLVRSKDVAEELGAEVVVVHPPFRWQRDYAKEFVEGLARMQDETDVLFAVENMFPLKARGAEAGMYLPDWNPVDQDYPHVTLDLSHTAVSGSDAIDMAGSLGDRLRHIHLADGVGITNKDEHLVPGRGNQPCGAMLESLAEGGFKGHIVLEVNTRRASSRIERMEDLAEALAFARLHLAAAAHTWEVTSAGEITRRGVRR